A genomic stretch from Anabaena sphaerica FACHB-251 includes:
- a CDS encoding dienelactone hydrolase family protein: protein MQIVKRNIELRVDDSLMRVYVASPKPEGKYPGIVFYSDIYQLGDAIIRLVNYLAGFGYVVAAPEIFHRIEPVGSVIEPNDLGRMRGNDDARRTLISEYDADTRAVIDFLKHDSSVIADKIGTLGFCIGGHLAFRAAFESEIEAAVCCYPTGIPSGKLGKGVADTIHRVNEIKEEMLLIFGTQDPHISEHDRHTIINALENAKVPHQFFCYEAEHTFMRDDGYRFDAVAATSAWEQIIAFLERKFKR, encoded by the coding sequence ATGCAAATCGTTAAACGCAATATCGAATTAAGAGTTGATGATAGTTTAATGCGGGTTTATGTTGCATCTCCTAAACCAGAGGGTAAATATCCAGGAATTGTTTTTTACAGTGATATTTATCAATTAGGTGATGCCATAATTCGCTTAGTTAATTATTTAGCTGGTTTTGGTTATGTTGTTGCAGCACCGGAAATTTTTCACCGCATTGAACCTGTGGGTTCTGTAATTGAACCTAATGATCTTGGCAGAATGCGAGGTAATGATGATGCACGCAGAACATTAATTTCAGAATATGATGCTGATACTCGCGCTGTAATTGATTTTCTCAAACATGACAGTTCAGTTATTGCTGATAAAATCGGAACATTGGGTTTTTGTATTGGTGGACATTTAGCGTTTAGGGCTGCTTTTGAAAGTGAAATTGAAGCTGCTGTTTGTTGTTATCCTACAGGTATTCCTAGCGGTAAATTAGGTAAAGGTGTGGCGGATACTATTCACAGAGTTAATGAAATTAAAGAAGAAATGTTGTTAATTTTTGGTACTCAAGATCCGCATATTTCTGAACATGATCGACATACTATAATTAATGCTTTAGAAAATGCTAAAGTACCTCATCAATTTTTCTGTTATGAAGCGGAACATACTTTTATGAGGGATGACGGTTATCGTTTTGATGCTGTTGCTGCTACTTCAGCTTGGGAACAAATAATTGCTTTTTTGGAACGGAAGTTTAAAAGGTAA
- the rimM gene encoding ribosome maturation factor RimM (Essential for efficient processing of 16S rRNA): MNHEDTKEAKKRKQGSRGAGEQREKVQKSPIPKPQSPVPNLDDWLEIGKIVAPQGLAGELRVYPNTDFPERFEEPGTRWLLRPGDMEPQPVELLDGRYVEGKNLYVIKLEGVSDRTAAENMRDCRLFVPISDRPELEEGEFHVIDLLGLQVFMQESGELIGTVVDLMPSGHDLLEVKLDASFAEDKAGKTILIPFVMEIVPVVDLENRRVEITPPPGLLSIND, encoded by the coding sequence ATGAACCACGAAGACACGAAGGAAGCGAAGAAAAGAAAGCAGGGGAGCAGGGGAGCAGGGGAGCAAAGGGAGAAAGTTCAAAAATCCCCAATACCTAAGCCCCAGTCCCCAGTCCCCAACCTTGATGATTGGTTGGAAATTGGTAAAATTGTTGCACCTCAAGGTTTAGCTGGGGAGTTGCGGGTTTATCCTAATACTGATTTTCCTGAACGGTTTGAGGAACCGGGAACTCGTTGGTTATTGCGTCCAGGGGATATGGAACCGCAACCAGTGGAGTTATTAGATGGGCGTTATGTTGAGGGTAAGAATCTATATGTGATTAAATTGGAGGGGGTGAGCGATCGCACTGCTGCTGAAAATATGCGTGACTGTCGGTTGTTTGTTCCTATTAGCGATCGCCCCGAATTAGAAGAAGGTGAATTTCATGTTATAGATTTGTTAGGCTTGCAAGTCTTCATGCAGGAATCTGGGGAATTAATAGGAACAGTAGTAGATTTAATGCCTTCCGGTCATGATTTATTAGAAGTAAAATTAGATGCTTCTTTTGCTGAAGATAAAGCCGGAAAAACAATTTTAATTCCTTTTGTGATGGAAATTGTTCCTGTTGTTGATTTAGAAAATCGTCGAGTTGAAATCACTCCTCCCCCTGGTTTGTTGTCAATTAATGATTAG
- a CDS encoding valine--pyruvate transaminase, which translates to MKPALSKTGAQMSNLTGVRAIMKDINETLRANQGQELYNLSAGNPLILPEVEQLWRDCTADLLASSEYGEVVCRYGSSQGYAPFISVMVKDFNQRYGLNLTERNILVTAGSQTIYFYAANAFGGYNNDGDLKQIVLPLSPDYTGYGGVSLCPEALVAYKPTLDIDSANHRFKYRPDFTQLSITEATGCVIFSRPCNPTGNVLTNEEVEKIAALAAPFHVPVLIDSAYAPPFPALNFTEMTPVFGENILHCMSLSKAGLPGERIGIAIGDEKLLQALESFQTNAGIHSSRYGQAIAARAIESGALANIAETVIRPFYQQKFDVLEGTLEAAMPKNIPWFLHRGEGAIFGWLWLEDLPMTDWEFYQELKKVGVIVVPGSSFFPGLKEEWEHKHQCLRISLTGSDEEITIGMQRLAQVAEQVYQRAAVSV; encoded by the coding sequence ATGAAACCTGCCCTTAGTAAAACTGGCGCTCAAATGTCCAACTTAACTGGCGTGAGAGCAATTATGAAAGATATTAATGAGACACTTAGAGCTAATCAGGGGCAGGAATTATATAATTTAAGTGCCGGCAACCCGTTGATTTTGCCAGAGGTAGAACAGTTATGGCGGGATTGCACAGCAGACTTATTAGCCAGTTCTGAATATGGTGAAGTTGTTTGTCGCTACGGTTCATCTCAGGGTTATGCGCCATTTATTTCAGTAATGGTTAAGGATTTTAACCAGCGTTATGGGTTAAATTTAACAGAGCGCAATATCTTAGTTACTGCTGGTAGTCAAACTATATACTTCTATGCGGCTAACGCTTTCGGTGGATATAATAACGATGGCGATTTGAAACAGATTGTTCTGCCTCTAAGTCCAGATTACACTGGTTATGGTGGTGTTAGTTTATGCCCAGAAGCCTTAGTTGCCTACAAACCTACCCTTGATATTGATAGCGCCAACCACCGCTTTAAGTATCGTCCTGATTTTACCCAACTTTCGATTACAGAAGCAACGGGTTGCGTGATTTTCTCCCGTCCTTGTAATCCGACAGGTAATGTTTTAACTAATGAAGAAGTTGAGAAAATCGCCGCGTTAGCTGCACCTTTTCATGTTCCGGTGTTGATTGATTCAGCTTATGCACCACCTTTCCCAGCGTTGAATTTTACGGAAATGACACCTGTGTTTGGTGAGAATATTCTGCATTGTATGAGTTTATCAAAGGCAGGATTACCAGGGGAAAGAATCGGGATTGCGATTGGTGATGAAAAGCTGCTGCAAGCTTTAGAGTCTTTTCAAACTAATGCGGGGATTCATTCTTCTCGGTATGGTCAAGCGATCGCGGCTCGTGCGATAGAATCAGGTGCATTAGCGAATATTGCTGAAACTGTAATTCGTCCCTTTTATCAGCAAAAGTTCGATGTCTTAGAAGGCACTTTAGAAGCAGCCATGCCTAAGAATATACCTTGGTTTTTACATCGCGGTGAAGGGGCGATTTTTGGCTGGTTGTGGTTGGAAGATTTACCCATGACTGATTGGGAATTTTATCAGGAATTGAAAAAAGTGGGTGTGATTGTTGTTCCTGGTAGCAGTTTCTTCCCTGGTTTAAAAGAGGAGTGGGAACACAAGCACCAATGTCTCCGTATCAGTTTGACCGGTAGTGATGAGGAAATTACTATCGGTATGCAGCGTTTGGCTCAGGTTGCTGAACAGGTTTATCAACGTGCAGCTGTGAGTGTGTAA
- a CDS encoding S-(hydroxymethyl)glutathione dehydrogenase/class III alcohol dehydrogenase, giving the protein MEVKAAVAYSAGKPLTIETVQIQGPQAGEVLIEIKASGVCHTDAYTLSGADPEGLFPAILGHEGAGVVVEVGEGVKSVKPGDHVIPLYTPECRQCDYCLSFKTNLCQAIRATQGRGVMPDGTSRFSIGGDMIHHYMGTSTFANYTVLPEIAVAKIREDAPFDKVCYIGCGVTTGIGAVINTAKVEPGANVVVFGLGGIGLNVIQGSQIVGANMIVGVDINPNRRALAEKFGMTHFVNPNEIEGDLVAYLVDLTKGGADYSFECIGNVKVMRQALECCHKGWGVSVIIGVAGAGQEISTRPFQLVTGRVWKGSAFGGARGRTDVPKIVDWYMDGKINIDDLITHVMPIEKINDAFDLMHKGESIRSVVTF; this is encoded by the coding sequence ATGGAAGTTAAAGCCGCAGTTGCTTACAGTGCAGGTAAACCCCTAACTATTGAAACTGTACAAATTCAAGGACCACAAGCTGGGGAAGTATTAATTGAGATTAAAGCCAGTGGTGTTTGTCATACAGATGCTTATACCCTTTCTGGTGCTGATCCGGAAGGTTTATTTCCCGCTATTTTAGGTCATGAAGGTGCTGGTGTGGTTGTGGAAGTGGGGGAAGGTGTCAAAAGTGTTAAACCAGGAGATCATGTAATTCCTTTATACACTCCTGAATGTAGGCAGTGTGATTATTGTTTAAGCTTTAAAACTAATCTTTGTCAAGCGATTCGCGCCACTCAAGGGCGGGGTGTAATGCCTGATGGTACTAGCCGTTTTAGTATCGGTGGCGACATGATTCACCATTATATGGGAACATCAACCTTCGCTAATTATACGGTGTTACCAGAAATCGCCGTTGCCAAAATTCGCGAAGATGCGCCATTTGATAAAGTTTGTTATATCGGTTGCGGTGTGACAACAGGAATCGGTGCAGTTATTAATACAGCTAAAGTAGAACCAGGTGCAAATGTTGTAGTTTTTGGTTTGGGGGGAATTGGCTTAAATGTGATCCAAGGGTCACAAATTGTAGGCGCGAATATGATCGTAGGTGTAGACATTAATCCTAATAGACGCGCCTTAGCTGAAAAATTTGGTATGACACATTTTGTTAACCCCAATGAAATTGAAGGTGATTTAGTTGCTTATTTGGTAGATTTAACTAAAGGTGGTGCTGACTATTCTTTTGAATGTATTGGCAATGTCAAAGTCATGCGTCAAGCTTTAGAATGTTGTCATAAAGGTTGGGGAGTAAGTGTCATTATTGGTGTAGCTGGTGCAGGTCAAGAAATCAGCACTCGTCCCTTTCAATTAGTGACTGGCAGAGTTTGGAAAGGTTCGGCTTTTGGTGGTGCAAGAGGGCGCACAGATGTACCGAAAATTGTAGATTGGTATATGGATGGAAAGATAAATATTGATGATTTAATTACTCATGTTATGCCGATTGAGAAAATTAATGATGCTTTTGATTTAATGCACAAAGGAGAATCAATTCGCAGTGTAGTGACATTTTAA
- a CDS encoding DUF29 domain-containing protein encodes MQIPKIQPTAANLKDNLYETDFYTWTQEQANLLRHQQWSLLDLSNLIEEIESLGRKERQELRNRLSILIGHLLKWEYQPGKRSRSWLATIRIQRRDILKLLNENPSLKSQVEILMVEAYENSRDLASGETNLPCSIFPDQCSYSLDDILSDRFYPGEPANDDLMK; translated from the coding sequence ATGCAAATCCCTAAAATTCAACCAACCGCAGCAAACCTGAAAGACAATCTTTATGAAACTGATTTTTATACATGGACTCAGGAACAAGCTAACCTGCTGCGTCATCAGCAATGGAGTCTGTTGGACTTGTCTAATTTAATTGAGGAAATTGAATCTTTGGGCAGAAAGGAACGGCAAGAATTAAGAAATAGGTTAAGTATATTAATTGGGCATTTACTAAAATGGGAATATCAACCAGGTAAACGCAGTCGCAGTTGGTTGGCAACAATTCGGATTCAAAGAAGGGACATTTTAAAATTATTGAATGAAAATCCTAGTTTAAAGTCTCAGGTAGAAATATTGATGGTCGAAGCTTATGAAAATAGCAGAGATTTAGCATCAGGAGAAACTAACTTACCATGTTCAATTTTTCCTGATCAATGTAGCTATAGTTTAGATGATATTTTGAGCGATCGCTTTTATCCTGGTGAACCTGCAAACGATGACTTGATGAAATAA
- a CDS encoding RNA methyltransferase, producing MGLARIKIILVEPAGPLNLGSIARVMKNFGLSDLILVNPQCDRTSFEALKMAVHAKEILENAVIVNTLPEALQGCVRAIATIGRDYDGQLPLENPRNALPWLLEEPEKPVALIFGREDRGLTNQEINYAQKLVFIPTNPEYSSLNLATAVSICCYELSQLAENFVTEKIPTTEIAPLDVVEPYYQELESLLLSIGYLYPHTAASRMEKFRHLYNRAHLQTTEVAMLRGILKQVQWAIKNHSQIENL from the coding sequence ATGGGTTTAGCTAGAATCAAAATTATATTAGTAGAACCGGCTGGACCATTAAATTTAGGTTCAATTGCCAGAGTCATGAAAAACTTTGGCTTATCTGATTTAATATTAGTTAATCCTCAGTGCGATCGCACATCCTTTGAAGCCTTAAAAATGGCAGTTCACGCCAAAGAAATATTAGAAAATGCGGTCATAGTAAACACATTACCAGAAGCCTTACAGGGATGCGTCCGCGCCATTGCTACCATCGGACGAGATTATGATGGACAATTACCCTTAGAAAACCCCCGCAACGCCCTACCCTGGTTATTAGAAGAACCAGAAAAACCAGTAGCCTTAATTTTTGGTAGAGAGGATAGGGGTTTAACAAATCAAGAAATCAATTATGCCCAAAAGTTAGTATTTATTCCTACAAATCCAGAATACTCGTCTTTAAATTTAGCTACGGCGGTTTCCATCTGCTGTTACGAATTATCACAATTAGCAGAAAACTTTGTTACCGAGAAAATACCGACAACAGAAATCGCTCCCTTAGATGTTGTAGAACCTTACTACCAGGAATTAGAATCCCTACTACTTTCCATAGGTTATCTTTATCCTCATACAGCAGCCAGTCGCATGGAAAAATTCCGCCATTTATATAATCGCGCTCACCTACAAACTACGGAAGTTGCTATGCTCAGAGGTATTTTAAAACAAGTGCAATGGGCAATCAAAAATCACAGTCAAATAGAAAACTTGTGA